The Raphanus sativus cultivar WK10039 chromosome 6, ASM80110v3, whole genome shotgun sequence sequence ggagaggatttggttccagctggagttcagacgacttatttgtaagtcttctggaaggttttccagctggacgacttacaaataagtcgtctggaaggttttccagctggaaaaccttccagacgacttatttgtaagtcgtccagctggaaaaccttccagacgacttatatatttacaaatctatacaaagaccagacgacttaaagatttgatattaacctctttgggcagaggagaaggctgtttcttttgtggagaaggctttttcgtttgaggagcaggctgtttcgtctgaggagcaggctgtttagtttgaggagcaggctgtttcgtttgaggagcaggctgtttagtttgaggagcaggctgtttagtttgaggagcaggctgtttagtttgaggagtaggctttgccttttgaggagcaggctgtctggtgggaggagtaggatgattggtttgaagtggaggctgatccttttgaggagtagtctgtttgttactagccccggtttctggggcttgtggggtagggtgttttttactaaccccggtttctggggcttgaggggtagcctgattggtgacaccaaccttcttctccacagcttccaatctatcggagatcttcctaatctccctgatgcacttcttaaacccctctttcatcatgtcacctaagtccttgaacatgttttctaactcctctctggtcacccaactagcctcttctctagcctcttctgtagcctcttctgtagcctctgtaggagcctcttctctagcctctttaggagcctctttaggagcctctttacgagctttcttccgaggtctctgattgtcttcctccacctcctccacaaccatctctttggctcttttcgatggagtcacaaacttgggttttgtaccagtgacttcccagcaatccatggtccacttccacggtctccgatcatacatcactttaatgatgttctccgcgggcacgtcatcaacctcagagtcccattttggccacatttcactaatgtccttctcaacaaagttgatcacgcgggtctgcagtaaatagaagaagaatcgagttagatatttgaaacaaaatactaaatagacgacttaattataagtcgtcaactaagtcgtccagctggacgaccttccagacgacttattataagtcgtctactaagtcgtccagctggacgaccttccagacgacttataataagtcgtctactaagtcgtccagctggaagaccttccagacgacttataataagtcgtctactaagtcgtccagctggaagaccttccagacgacttataataagtcgtctactaagtcgtccagctggaagaccttccagacgacttataataagtcgtctactaagtcgtccagctggaagaccttccagacgacttataataagtcgtctactaagtcgtccagctggaagaccttccggacgacttaattaagtgaagatggaaaggtacctgactcaagatagcagctttcatgaatctgcggcctctgctgccgtcgtaagccagaatcggtggagacggactgtttgctctgggtagaccaatactagcacccaatcccggaatagcttcgtacgcccagacctgaagaacttgtataaagccatccacggtgtaacagccagtaatatctttgttccacaaagagtccatcagcaccttaaacgcgactctcccccatggataattctcaaacctttctaaatccatcactagccttgcgagagtagctcgtgtagcgcttgagaactttttcccttcaatgaatccagtgaagatggaaaggtacgcgagtcgcttgcgatcttccctggaccaatccccgcatctcttcagtgctgctattatctgatcagtacttggcccagcttcccgatgaactcccatcatctcccagaaagaaaccatctgtggggtaacttcacattctggtgtctcaaggtcctcgatgtagtcgcagtttagaccagtgatgttttcaaactctaacagtgaaaacctcgcaggttctggaccaacgagacaccacatctcgtacttcttcttaatgtccagctttaaaccgagcaagtggtgaaccagccttgaagcccaaccaaatccctgctccttgaacttgatgaaaactcccaatctcgactccttgagctcttcaaattcagcatcagtgagagcttccctaagagcagtatgcaacttcgtgttatccgtatgatacgaaatgctattgtggggttctggctcttcccctaatgtgtataacctacgggggagttctggaatatccatcctttttgtctgcaaaataatcaaagacaacaatagaagtcagaacacaagctaaatcaatcacgccttaattgttactccagacgacttagtagacgacttaaatataagtcgtctagaaagtcgtccaactggacgacttagttgacgacttatatttaagtcgtctggaaagtcttccaaatggacgtactaagtcgtccaggttgaagactttccagacgacttacttacaagtcttccagtagaaaaatttcaagcggacctgattagtcgcagaaggagttcgagtactcgtcattgtggttatagatctgaaaaaataaacgtgaaacggtgagaatgagtaaattgaaagagacaacgttttatgttcatcttttccacgagtttgatgacttaccggcgttagggtttacagagaaacggcgctacggtttacagagaagaagcggcggcgctagggtttagaagaagcggcggcgctagggtttagaagaaacggcggtgctagctagtgtttagagtaagcggcggtgagaacgttggtgagcacggtggcgagggcgacggtttgttcggaaatagtggaagcgggggcgctagggtttagaggaatcggcggcgctagggttagaagaagctgcggcgacaacggtgagaatgaagtgagatagatagccgacgttgagaacgatggttgttcggaaatagtgggaattcgaatcgcctttgatatcgccggtgagagagaactgttagggtttctgttcgcggaaaatgaaaaaaaaaaaaaaaaaatcaccttatatattgggtaaataatccggttagctttaaaagtacattggtaaactttaaggtttggtccggtttagacgacttattctggctgataatgtacatcagacgacctaatatttagtcgtctgggaacagaagactaaatattaagtcgtccaataccctaaaatgaacccctaaactaaaatgactaaattaacttactaaccacgttataaaatcaaattatacttcaatagtgtttactatacacagaaacgaacacgcctaggtaattttaaaaattttcaaaaacggttttaatgctttccaaaatctaaccctaagaacacatacaatactacaacatatgttgatgaaacataaactaaagaatatcatgactcactactttcactcatctgggctgaaaacaattgaaatttgttatatattaatttatatctcttaagacatatgttaattacataattccaatttttcacttatcaaaatattttctacaaaatttttaaattatgtttaagaataactgtccagacgacttaacttaaagtcgtctggacgacttattttcaagtcgtctgtttacagacgacttgcgaggggtagaaacgtaaaaaaaaatccgtttttttgtttgttcacaaggagatagttgtaatttcaatagccttttaagttacttttgcctttgacccaagttggggtactcttttgggtttgactccaagttttgagtcacaattggtaattctccctaatttaaattcagaaaactaaaggtaaaaaaaatgaatataaacgAATACTAAAATGTATAAGTTATTGTATGGATGGTTATTCTAAATCTAAATAAGCAACACAAATATTCAAATTTGTATTTAATCTCATCTAACATTTTtcttgtatttgatttttttcgttCTTATTATTGCTGGATATATTGTTTGTTCACatcttattttgtttaaaatatgttaaaaatgaaGCATTAATTAATTGAattgaaaatgaataaaatttaaaataaatcttatacatagttataaaatatacataaatttgacatatcactaatcaaatatatattaaacatggATAAAGCAGACATAATTGAATCCGAAAACTCAGAAATTCCAACAAATTAAATCAAACCagaatggatatccaaatataCTAGTATCAAATTCtgaaaaactaatattatttattattttacatttaggTAGATTTTAATACATGTGTATGTATATGTGTgctttatttatattgtaaaggCCCATATCACTATGGGTTGAGATTAATAGACCCCGATTTATATTTCAGGCCCATAGGAAACTGAGATAACGCCGTTAGTTGGAAGTCCGTTATTTTCGAGGCAACTAACCCTATGTAAGAGTGCTTCGGTTTCAGCAAAGAGCCAGCCCCAAAAGAGAGAAGATAAATTGAAGATGGATCCAAAGAGGAAGCAGATGATCCTATCAGCTCTCTGTAAACACTTCTCCGTGGACCCCGTAAGTGTAAAATCTTCAAGCTTTTTTCTTCATGATGTTGTTGTAAAGGTTCTTCTTGCTAAGTAGCTGAGTGTGTTTTGTTCTAAAGATTGGTCTGGGAGGGTCTGGTGAGGATGATATCAAGACGATGTATGCTAATGTTTTGAAGGCATCTGCTGCTGCACAAAACAACGCGGAGGTAAGTTTGTTTCCCCCTaaagatgaaatttttattGAGCTAGCTCCCTTCTGGTTTAAAGTTACAATGCAATGTCTTGTGTCCATGTGGGGGGTAAAGGATGAGTCTTTATTCGTTTTGGATATTCCAGGTCTTGAAGTGGTTGGAATTTGCGGAAGGTGTCCCAGCAGATTCAAAGGATTGCTTTACAGCTCTTGAGAAGTTGAATGCAGAGTTAGCAGTCAAGGCGGTGGTCTTGGGAAATGGATTGACGCCATCTGCAGCTGATGTTGCTGTCTTTGCAGCTTTGCATTCTTCAGTGGTAATGACTGTTAATCATGTTCTTCTTATCTGTGTTTGTTCCTGTACCTGTACACTGTTGAGTTCCGAAAGCGGGCTTTGATAACTAACTGTTTCCTGTTGTTCTCAGGTTGGTCTCTCTGGTTCAGACAAGGAGAAGATCCCACATGTCATAAGATGGATGAACTACATCCAGGTAGGACGAAACATATACAAATTTCTCATTACTATGGAGTTAACACACCTTCTGTGCTATTATTAGCTGATGTGTTTGTAATTGTTACTCGCTAATTAATTTTACAGATTAAAGAAGAGTTGTCCACATTGTTTGGACCAATTCCTGTGAAGTTACCACAGTTTGACTTCGAGG is a genomic window containing:
- the LOC130496564 gene encoding extensin-like, with protein sequence MFKDLGDMMKEGFKKCIREIRKISDRLEAVEKKVGVTNQATPQAPETGVSKKHPTPQAPETGASNKQTTPQKDQPPLQTNHPTPPTRQPAPQKAKPTPQTKQPAPQTKQPAPQTKQPAPQTKQPAPQTKQPAPQTKQPAPQTKKPSPQKKQPSPLPKERLLPEDTADEAISVYKILPEDKADGVTSKEIVPLTSTDQPSFASNDQQPSFASTDPASASEPSLVVLDQTAPTASVRARSERTKKPAPTQISPYTAERRKLLRVGKYNPFPTLNRPKMKELADWLKTDP